Proteins found in one Mycteria americana isolate JAX WOST 10 ecotype Jacksonville Zoo and Gardens chromosome 8, USCA_MyAme_1.0, whole genome shotgun sequence genomic segment:
- the TXNDC15 gene encoding thioredoxin domain-containing protein 15: MAARRPRRATRARTHGGGTPEAEAGRGPGGSGRCPGRRSAVEAAGARAAAAAAPRMWRVLLALAWLGRALPAGAVTEQSAGGQPRSPGGGSAQDVGEPVRYRTAEMADAMLGSGLPAQQAVVLSVVPGEPRDGQASAVAKGACDAAAGGDACGAGSSPAAPLGQAGGQGREQAVLETVLPAPAEESNSTDSAKAPKVNCEERNITGIDRFTLQILNVSQDLMEFLNPNSSDCTLVLFYTPWCRFSASLAPHFNSLPRAFPTLRFLALDASQHSSLSTRFGTVAVPNILLFQGAKPMARFNHTDRTLETLKDFIFNQTGIEAKSDVAVTEEDWEGPLPSVLTKGIDWLLLFSLLFLASFVMYATVRTESIRWLIPGQEHEHQE; the protein is encoded by the exons ATGGCGGcacgccgcccgcgccgcgctaCGCGCGCACGCACGCATGGCGGTGGCACGCCGGAAGCGGAAGCGGGCCGGGGCCCCGGCGGAAGCGGCCGTTGTCCGGGGAGACGCAGCGCTGTGGAggcggccggggcccgggccgcggccgcggccgcgccgagGATGTGGCGGGTGCTGCTGGCGCTGGCCTGGCTCGGTAGGGCCCTCCCTGCAG GGGCGGTGACGGAGCAGagcgccggcgggcagccccgctcccccgggggcGGCTCCGCGCAGGACGTCGGCGAGCCGGTGCGGTACCGGACTGCGGAGATGGCGGACGCGATGCTGGGCAGCGGGCTCCCCGCGCAGCAGGCCGTGGTGCTCTCGGTGGTGCCGGGGGAGCCGAGGGACGGCCAGGCGTCTGCCGTCGCCAAGGGGGCTTGCGATGCGGCGGCCGGAGGCGATGCGTGCGGCgcggggagcagccctgcggCTCCCCTCGGCCAGGCGGGCGGCCAGGGCCGGGAGCAGGCCGTGCTGGAGACGGTGCTGCCCGCGCCCGCCGAGGAGTCGAATAGCACCGACAGCGCCAAAGCTCCCAAAGTGAACTGTGAGGAAAGAAACATCACCGGCATCGACCGCTTCACGCTGCAGATCCTGAACGTGTCTCAG GATTTGATGGAGTTCTTAAACCCAAACAGCAGTGACTGTACTTTAGTCTTGTTCTATACGCCGTGGTGCCGTTTTTCTGCCAGTCTGGCACCTCATTTTAATTCTTTACCTCGAGCGTTTCCAACTCTTCGCTTCCTGGCGCTGGATGCATCTCAGCACAGCAG TTTATCGACTAGATTTGGAACTGTGGCTGTACCCAATATCCTCCTTTTCCAAGGTGCTAAACCTATGGCTAGATTTAATCATACAGACAGAACGCTGGAAACACTGAAAGACTTCATTTTTAATCAAACAG GCATAGAAGCTAAAAGCGACGTGGCTGTGACCGAGGAAGACTGGGAAGGCCCCCTGCCTAGCGTTCTGACAAAAGGCATAGATtggctgcttctcttttccttgctctttctggCTAGCTTTGTCATGTACGCTACCGTTCGAACGGAGAGCATTCGGTGGCTGATCCCGGGACAGGAGCACGAACATCAGGAATAA